The proteins below are encoded in one region of Sphingobacterium sp. R2:
- a CDS encoding glycoside hydrolase family 2 protein, whose product MIKTQTSIFALVLSFFSWMNALAQYPLLSTPWTETAKKTQIPLSEYPRPQMERNEWLCLNGKWDYIGGKNAPNALNPVMPISFDKSRESILVPYCPESYLSGIQRKQEINLWYHRNFELPKHWKGKDIILHFGAVDHDATVFVNGKKAGNHSGGYDSFWVNITEFLKSGTNNIVVAAHDKNDGKYPSGKNGPRGDYTFSSGIWQTVWIEPVNKSYIQGIKLLPKVAESQLKLQVNTSQKSKVTAIVSVGGKEISKTVLQTGVASNIPIDNPQLWSPDSPFLYDLKLSIHGENGEIVDEVKSYFGMRDIKLGQVNGIVRPLLNNKFVMQLGLLDQGYWPDGILTAPTEEALKYDIEFTKKAGYNLIRKHMKTEPQRFYYWADKMGLLVWQDMPCLWYPEEDTTIYRKAFRDEYKAIIDDHYNSPSIIAWVPFNENWGAFDVRNITAWTKQYDPSRLVNGNSGFNNNPSYQKAYGDPGNGDFVDTHIYVGPQGASQPDNKRAASLGEFGGVGLFVRGHMWPVENNAYAYEPTIGALTDRYIFLMDNVEQLLRYKGLSVAIYTQTTDVEHEVNGLLTYDRKIQKMDLEKIKVANKAVINVGNELNE is encoded by the coding sequence ATGATAAAAACCCAAACCTCAATTTTTGCGCTCGTATTATCGTTCTTCAGTTGGATGAATGCCTTGGCACAATATCCCCTGCTTTCTACTCCATGGACCGAAACAGCCAAAAAAACACAAATTCCACTTTCCGAATATCCACGTCCTCAAATGGAAAGGAACGAATGGCTATGTCTAAATGGTAAATGGGATTATATCGGTGGGAAAAATGCTCCAAATGCGCTGAACCCTGTGATGCCGATTTCTTTTGATAAGAGTCGGGAAAGTATTCTTGTCCCCTATTGCCCAGAATCCTATTTATCTGGAATACAGCGCAAACAAGAAATCAACCTCTGGTACCATAGGAACTTCGAACTACCTAAACATTGGAAAGGGAAAGATATTATCCTTCACTTTGGCGCAGTGGATCACGATGCGACCGTATTTGTAAATGGGAAAAAGGCGGGTAACCATTCAGGTGGTTACGATTCCTTTTGGGTCAATATCACTGAGTTTCTAAAGTCTGGCACCAATAATATTGTCGTAGCTGCGCATGATAAGAATGACGGCAAGTATCCTTCAGGCAAAAATGGACCTCGCGGTGACTATACATTTTCCTCTGGAATATGGCAAACGGTATGGATAGAGCCAGTAAATAAAAGCTATATACAGGGAATCAAATTGTTGCCTAAAGTAGCCGAAAGTCAGCTAAAACTACAGGTCAATACTTCCCAAAAGTCAAAAGTTACAGCCATAGTTTCAGTAGGCGGGAAAGAAATTTCAAAAACGGTACTACAAACCGGCGTTGCGTCTAATATTCCTATCGATAATCCTCAACTTTGGTCTCCTGACTCTCCCTTTTTATACGATTTAAAATTAAGTATCCACGGGGAGAACGGAGAAATTGTCGATGAAGTGAAGAGCTATTTTGGCATGCGTGATATTAAACTTGGTCAGGTAAACGGAATTGTAAGGCCTTTATTGAATAACAAATTTGTTATGCAGCTCGGTTTGTTAGATCAGGGATACTGGCCTGACGGAATACTAACAGCTCCTACCGAAGAGGCCCTTAAATATGATATCGAATTCACAAAGAAAGCTGGGTATAATCTCATTCGTAAACACATGAAAACTGAGCCTCAGCGTTTCTATTACTGGGCAGATAAAATGGGGCTGCTGGTGTGGCAGGATATGCCCTGCCTCTGGTATCCGGAAGAAGATACAACAATTTATCGAAAAGCTTTCCGTGACGAGTACAAAGCTATTATTGACGACCACTACAATTCGCCATCCATCATTGCTTGGGTTCCGTTTAACGAGAATTGGGGTGCATTCGATGTACGCAATATTACAGCGTGGACCAAACAATACGACCCTTCGCGATTAGTAAACGGGAACTCCGGATTTAATAACAATCCGTCCTATCAGAAAGCGTATGGCGACCCCGGAAATGGTGATTTTGTGGATACGCACATCTACGTTGGTCCTCAAGGAGCTTCACAACCTGACAATAAAAGAGCCGCCTCGCTTGGAGAATTTGGTGGTGTAGGTCTATTTGTCCGCGGTCATATGTGGCCTGTCGAAAATAATGCTTATGCCTACGAGCCCACGATCGGTGCACTTACCGACCGCTATATATTCCTCATGGATAATGTCGAGCAACTGCTCCGATACAAAGGTCTCAGTGTCGCAATTTATACGCAAACTACCGATGTGGAACACGAAGTCAATGGACTGTTGACTTATGACCGTAAAATACAAAAAATGGACCTCGAAAAAATTAAAGTAGCAAACAAAGCCGTGATTAACGTTGGAAATGAATTGAATGAATAG
- a CDS encoding M13 family metallopeptidase → MKKLTLALIFLAGIYTQHAEAQTGDTNSDKGLDLSLMDRSVRPQDDFYNYVSGTWMKTAKIPSDKPTWGSFNKLAEDTDNNSMKILNSLLKDKFPEGSEGQKIQDLYASYMNLQKRNAEGIKPIQVNLSKIDAIKNLKDLQNYLISVTKEGENNFYGWGVYADLKDSKMNAVYLGDATLGLGRDYYQKENEKNTEAIAEYQKYVASMLKELGYKNSDAAAKGIVDYEKSIAKTYLTNEQSRDNTLQYNPQTMDELTALVKNVNLPEYLKKVGVNTEKVIIGELGYYKNFDKLVNAQNLPIIKDYLKFHMINGSASYLSEKLGDMRFAFYGKYLRGQQEQRALNKRGFELINSTLGEAFGKLYVEKYFPAEAKAQMVELIDYLKKSFAVHINDLTWMSSVTKGKALDKLNKFTVKVAYPDKWKDYSKLNILSENKGGNLYTNLQHITTWRYEKDLAKIGKAVDKSEWGMTPQTVNAYYNPVNNEIVFPAAILQPPFFNAQADAAVNFGGIGAVIGHEMSHGFDDSGAQFDADGNLVDWWTPEDKANFEKATKTLAAQYDKYEPVKGTFVNGTFTNGENIADLGGVNIAYDALQMYLKDKGNPGEISGYTQDQRFFLSWATVWRTLSSEKYMINQVKTDPHSPGYFRSFAPLINVDAFYKAFDIKKGDKLYKSPEERIKIW, encoded by the coding sequence ATGAAAAAACTAACACTTGCCTTAATTTTCTTGGCTGGAATCTACACTCAGCATGCGGAAGCGCAAACAGGAGATACAAATTCCGACAAAGGTCTTGATTTGAGCTTGATGGACAGATCCGTACGCCCACAAGATGACTTTTACAATTATGTGAGCGGGACCTGGATGAAAACTGCTAAAATCCCTTCCGACAAACCTACTTGGGGAAGCTTCAATAAATTGGCAGAAGATACGGACAACAATTCGATGAAAATTCTGAACTCTTTATTAAAAGATAAATTTCCGGAAGGCAGTGAAGGCCAAAAAATACAAGATTTGTATGCTTCCTATATGAACTTGCAGAAAAGAAATGCCGAAGGCATTAAGCCCATTCAGGTAAATTTAAGCAAAATCGACGCCATCAAAAATTTAAAAGATCTTCAGAATTATTTAATATCGGTAACAAAAGAAGGTGAAAACAACTTTTACGGTTGGGGCGTGTACGCTGACTTGAAAGATTCTAAAATGAATGCGGTATATTTAGGCGATGCGACTTTAGGATTAGGAAGAGATTATTATCAAAAAGAGAATGAAAAAAATACAGAAGCTATTGCAGAATACCAAAAATATGTAGCTTCAATGTTGAAAGAATTGGGCTATAAAAATAGTGATGCTGCCGCAAAAGGAATCGTTGACTACGAAAAAAGTATCGCTAAAACCTACTTGACCAATGAACAGAGCCGAGATAATACGCTGCAGTACAACCCGCAGACTATGGATGAATTAACAGCATTGGTTAAAAATGTCAATCTACCTGAGTACCTTAAAAAAGTAGGTGTCAACACCGAAAAAGTAATTATTGGAGAGTTAGGTTATTACAAAAACTTCGACAAGTTGGTCAATGCTCAAAACCTTCCTATCATCAAAGATTACTTAAAATTCCATATGATCAATGGCAGTGCTTCTTATTTAAGTGAAAAATTAGGCGATATGCGCTTTGCTTTTTATGGCAAATATTTAAGAGGTCAACAAGAACAACGCGCATTAAATAAAAGAGGATTTGAACTGATCAATTCCACATTGGGTGAAGCTTTTGGAAAACTCTATGTGGAAAAATATTTTCCAGCAGAAGCTAAAGCGCAAATGGTCGAATTGATCGACTACCTAAAGAAAAGCTTTGCTGTGCATATCAACGATTTGACTTGGATGTCTTCCGTCACAAAAGGCAAAGCGCTTGACAAACTCAACAAATTTACCGTAAAAGTCGCCTATCCGGACAAGTGGAAAGATTATTCGAAATTAAATATTCTATCCGAAAACAAAGGCGGTAATCTGTATACTAACCTTCAACATATCACCACTTGGCGATATGAAAAAGATCTGGCTAAAATTGGAAAAGCGGTCGATAAATCGGAATGGGGCATGACTCCACAAACCGTAAATGCCTACTACAATCCGGTGAACAACGAGATTGTGTTTCCGGCAGCTATTCTGCAACCTCCATTTTTCAACGCACAAGCTGATGCCGCGGTCAATTTCGGTGGTATAGGCGCTGTGATTGGCCATGAAATGAGCCATGGATTTGACGATTCGGGAGCGCAATTTGATGCGGACGGAAACTTGGTCGACTGGTGGACACCAGAAGATAAAGCAAATTTCGAAAAAGCAACAAAAACACTGGCCGCCCAATACGATAAATATGAACCTGTGAAAGGTACGTTCGTTAACGGAACGTTTACAAACGGCGAAAATATTGCAGATTTAGGCGGGGTCAACATCGCCTATGATGCCCTTCAAATGTATTTAAAAGATAAGGGAAATCCAGGCGAAATAAGTGGATATACGCAAGATCAGCGATTTTTCCTCAGTTGGGCAACTGTATGGAGAACCTTATCCAGTGAAAAATACATGATTAACCAAGTTAAGACTGATCCACACTCCCCTGGATATTTCAGAAGTTTTGCTCCACTGATCAACGTGGATGCTTTTTACAAAGCATTTGACATTAAAAAGGGCGACAAACTCTACAAGTCTCCAGAAGAAAGAATCAAAATCTGGTAA
- a CDS encoding DUF6496 domain-containing protein has protein sequence MAKYSEKASEKVEKTMHEMKEGKLKSGSGKKVTSKKQAVAIGLSEARKEGAKVPKKKS, from the coding sequence ATGGCAAAATATTCAGAAAAAGCATCCGAAAAAGTTGAAAAGACAATGCATGAAATGAAGGAAGGAAAATTGAAATCCGGCAGCGGAAAAAAAGTAACTTCCAAAAAACAGGCTGTTGCTATTGGCTTATCCGAAGCCCGAAAGGAAGGTGCCAAAGTTCCTAAAAAGAAATCCTAG